The following are from one region of the Cryptococcus deuterogattii R265 chromosome 8, complete sequence genome:
- a CDS encoding guanine nucleotide-binding protein subunit alpha produces MGSCMSAPKAPKKAAETKQVHASTTSSRPPQASTITTATGAGAGTSPTSATTTGIKDDTTGTNRTGTSVGQGLAAALATTEPPRAQDSKGNKDRSNQIDRQLEDDQKKIRKECKILLLGSGESGKSTIVKQMKIIHQNGYSKDELLSFRGVIYKNVLDSAQALIMAMRKIGVDPEDVNNRAYADRILEYRMDADLNAVVPSEILYNIDSLWHDPVIPSVMDRSSEFYLMDSATYFFANIRKIAAPDYVPDEADVLRARTKTTGISETRFNMGQLSIHMFDVGGQRSERKKWIHCFEAVTSIIFCVALSEYDQVLLEESGQNRMQESLVLFESVINSRWFLRTSVILFLNKIDLFKQKLPKVPLVQYFPEYTGGADINKAAKYILWRFTQTNRARLSVYPHLTQATDTSNIRLVFAAVKETILQNALRDSGIL; encoded by the exons ATGGGCAGTTGTATGTCTGCTCCAAAAGCTCCTAAGAAGGCCGCAGAGACCAAGCAAGTCCATGCATCCACTACCTCTTCCCGCCCACCACAAGCCTCAACTATAACTACAGCCACAggtgctggtgctggtaCATCACCCACCAGCGCGACAACAACTGGCATAAAGGACGACACAACAGGAACGAATAGGACAGGAACAAGTGTGGGACAGGGTCTAGCAGCTGCCTTGGCAACTACAGAACCACCAAGAGCGCAGGACTCAAAAGGGAATAAAGATAGGAGTAATCAGATAGACAGGCAACTGGAAGATgaccagaagaagattagaAAGGAGTGTAAGATCCTATTGTTAG GATCCGGTGAATCTGGAAAATCTACAATCGTCAAGCAGATGAAGATTATTCACCAAAATGGTTACTCTAAAGACGAACTACTCTCTTTCAGAGGTGTCATCTATAAAAACGTTCTTGACTCTGCCCAGGCGTTGATCATGGCGATGAGAAAGATTGGCGTAGACCCCGAGGACGTTAACAACAGA GCATATGCCGACCGTATCCTCGAATACCGCATGGATGCCGACCTTAACGCTGTAGTCCCCTCAGAAATTCTGTACAACATCGACTCTCTCTGGCATGACCCTGTCATTCCCTCTGTCATGGACCGTAGCTCAGAGTTCTACCTTATGGACTCTGCAACCTACTTTTTCGCCAACATCAGGAAGATTGCAGCGCCGGATTATGTCCCCGATGAGGCTGATGTACTGAGAgcgaggacgaagacgacGGGTATCAGTGAGACAAGATTCAACATGGGGCAGTTGAGCATTCACATGTTTGATGTGGGTGGACAGAGAAgtgagagaaagaaatggaTCCATT GTTTCGAGGCGGTTACATCTATTATCTTCTGTGTTGCATTGTCAGAATACGATCAAGTGTTGTTAGAAGAGTCAGGACAG AACCGAATGCAAGAATcgctcgtcctcttcgagTCCGTGATCAACTCAAGGTGGTTCCTGCGAACGTCGgtcatccttttcctcaacaaGATTGACTTGTTCAAGCAAAAATTACCAAAGGTCCCGCTTGTGCAGTATTTCCCCGAATACACTG GCGGGGCTGATATCAACAAAGCCGCTAAGTATATCTTGTGGAGATTCACACAGACCAACCGAGCGAGGTTATCAGTGTACCCCCATCTCACCCAAGCGACCGATACGTCGAAC ATCCGGCTGGTATTTGCAGCTGTTAAAGAAACCATTCTTCAAAATGCTTTACGCGATTCTGGTATCTTATAA